The Pseudomonas sp. FP2309 genome has a window encoding:
- a CDS encoding class 1 fructose-bisphosphatase — protein sequence MSRVTLSRYLIEQTRSNNTPADLRFLIEVVARACKEISHAVSKGALGGVLGSMGTENVQGEVQKKLDVISNEILLEANEWGGHLAGMASEEMDNAYQIPGKYPKGAYLLVFDPLDGSSNIDINAPVGTIFSVLRCPNEYLSQNEALNEKAFLQPGTEQVAAGYAIYGPQTMLVLTLGDGVKGFTLDREMGSFVLTHEDITIPASTQEFAINMSNQRHWEEPVKRYVNELMEGEEGPLKKNFNMRWVAAMVADVHRILTRGGLFMYPRDSREPSKPGKLRLMYEANPMSFLVEQAGGASTDGHQRILDIQPDGLHQRVAVFLGSKEEVERVTAYHKQ from the coding sequence ATGTCCCGCGTTACCTTGAGTCGCTATTTGATTGAGCAGACCCGCAGCAACAACACGCCTGCCGATCTGCGCTTCCTTATCGAAGTGGTGGCGCGTGCTTGCAAGGAAATCAGCCACGCCGTGTCCAAAGGCGCACTGGGTGGTGTCCTGGGCAGCATGGGCACTGAAAACGTGCAGGGTGAAGTGCAGAAGAAGCTCGACGTGATCTCCAACGAGATCCTGCTCGAAGCCAACGAATGGGGCGGTCACCTGGCCGGCATGGCGTCCGAAGAAATGGACAATGCCTACCAGATCCCCGGCAAATACCCCAAAGGTGCCTACCTGCTGGTGTTCGATCCCCTGGACGGTTCGTCCAACATCGACATCAACGCACCGGTCGGCACGATTTTCTCGGTACTGCGTTGCCCCAACGAATACCTGAGCCAGAACGAAGCCCTGAACGAAAAGGCCTTCCTGCAGCCAGGCACCGAGCAGGTTGCTGCAGGTTATGCGATCTACGGTCCACAGACCATGCTGGTGCTGACCCTGGGTGATGGCGTCAAAGGCTTCACCCTCGATCGCGAAATGGGCAGCTTCGTGCTGACCCACGAAGACATCACCATTCCTGCGTCGACCCAGGAATTCGCGATCAACATGTCCAACCAGCGCCACTGGGAAGAACCGGTCAAACGCTACGTCAACGAGCTGATGGAAGGTGAAGAAGGCCCGTTGAAGAAGAACTTCAACATGCGCTGGGTCGCCGCGATGGTGGCCGACGTGCACCGCATCCTGACCCGTGGTGGCCTGTTCATGTACCCGCGCGACAGCCGCGAGCCTTCCAAACCGGGCAAACTGCGCCTGATGTATGAAGCCAACCCGATGTCGTTTTTGGTTGAACAGGCGGGCGGCGCGTCCACCGACGGTCACCAGCGCATCCTCGACATCCAGCCTGACGGCCTGCACCAGCGTGTGGCGGTATTCCTGGGTTCAAAAGAAGAAGTTGAGCGCGTGACGGCCTACCACAAGCAGTAA